Proteins encoded together in one Panthera uncia isolate 11264 chromosome A2, Puncia_PCG_1.0, whole genome shotgun sequence window:
- the LOC125929017 gene encoding zinc finger protein 709-like: MDSVTFEDVAVNFTLEEWALLDSSQKKLYRDVMRETFRNVASVEKKWKDHDTAYRCKTQGRKTGSPTVGKPCESKEGRQRGETISQIPDVNLNKKTPSGVKAPEGRPCGETTGQTPHLSLSTKTPSGVKPCDCGVCGKVFVTHSSLTRHVRLHSGHRPYEYREYEEKPYKCKECGKAFSSRKSVHRHERTHTGEKPYGCQECGKAFTWLTTFRRHVITHTGDGPFKCKDCGKAFSGSTSLRTHERTHTGEKPYQCKQCGKSLRSPLGLRIHERNHSGEKPYECPRCGKALSCPSSFRRHERTHTAEKQYACKQCEKTFSSPLGLRIHERIHSGEKPYECKECGKAFVSLSSIRTHMITHTGDGPYKCKECGKAFICPSSFRSHERTHTGEKPYECKQCGKTFSWPSSFRIHERTHTGEKPYACKECGKTFIYRTTFQGHVRKHTGEKPYKCKECGKAFISPSSVRTHMITHTGDGPYKCKECGKAFNFPSSFRIHERTHTGEKPYECKQCGRAFSCYTSFRTHEKTHTGEKPYECRECGKAFIYRTTFRGHVRMHTGEKPYKCQECGKAFSRPNSFRRHERSHTE; this comes from the exons ATG GACTCAGTGACCTTTGAGGATGTGGCTGTGAACTTCACCCTGGAAGAGTGGGCTTTACTGGATTCTTCACAGAAGAAACTCTATAGAGATGTGATGCGGGAAACCTTCAGAAACGTGGCCTCAGTAG agaaaaagtGGAAGGATCATGACACTGCATACAGGTGCAAAACCCAGGGGAGAAAAACAGG AAGTCCTACGGTAGGCAAACCTTGTGAAAGCAAAGAGGGTCGTCAGCGGGGAGAAACCATCAGCCAGATTCCAGATGTTAATCTGAACAAGAAAACTCCGTCTGGGGTAAAAGCACCTGAAGGTCGTCCGTGTGGAGAAACCACCGGCCAGACTCCACATCTTAGTCTGAGCACGAAAACTCCTTCTGGGGTAAAACCCTGTGACTGTGGCGTGTGCGGAAAAGTCTTTGTGACTCATTCATCCCTTACTAGGCACGTCAGATTGCACAGTGGACACAGGCCATATGAGTACCGTGAGTACGAAGAGAAGCCATATAAGtgcaaggaatgtgggaaagccttcagttcCCGCAAATCTGTTCACAGACACGAAAGgactcacactggagagaaaccctacgGATGTCAGGAATGCGGGAAGGCTTTCACGTGGCTCACAACTTTTCGAAGACACGTGATAACTCACACGGGAGATGGGCCCTTTAAGTGTAAGGACTGCGGGAAGGCTTTCAGTGGCTCCACGTCGTTGCGGACACATGAAAGGACGCACACCGGGGAGAAACCCTATCAGTGTAAACAGTGTGGCAAGTCCCTCAGGTCCCCGCTAGGCTTGCGAATACACGAAAGGAATCACAGCGGGGAGAAGCCCTACGAGTGTCCGCGGTGCGGAAAAGCCCTCAGTTGCCCCAGCTCCTTTCGAAGACACGAAAGGACTCACACCGCCGAGAAACAGTACGCATGTAAGCAGTGTGAGAAGACCTTCAGTTCTCCTCTGGGTTTGCGAATACATGAAAGAATTCACTCCGGGGAGAAACcgtatgaatgtaaggaatgcgGGAAAGCCTTCGTCTCTCTGTCAAGCATTCGAACGCACATGATCACGCACACCGGCGACGGGCCTTACAAATGCAAGGAATGCGGGAAGGCCTTCATTTGCCCCAGTTCCTTTCGCTCCCACGAAAGGACACACACCGGAGAGAAGCCCTATGAGTGTAAGCAGTGTGGGAAAACCTTCAGTTGGCCCAGTTCCTTTCGAATCCACGAGAGGACTCACACGGGGGAGAAACCCTACGCGTGTAAGGAGTGCGGGAAGACCTTCATTTATCGCACCACCTTTCAGGGACACGTGAGAAagcacactggagagaaaccctataagTGTAAagagtgtgggaaagccttcattTCTCCCTCGAGCGTTCGAACGCACATGATCACGCACACGGGAGATGGACCTTATAAGTGTAAGGAGTGCGGGAAAGCCTTCAATTTCCCCAGTTCCTTTCGCATCCATGAAAGGACTCACACGGGAGAGAAGCCCTACGAGTGTAAACAGTGTGGAAGAGCCTTCAGTTGTTACACGTCCTTccggacacatgaaaaaactcACAccggagagaaaccctatgagtgTAGGGAATGCGGGAAAGCCTTCATTTATCGCACTACCTTTCGAGGACACGTGAGAATGCACACGGGAGAGAAACCCTACAAATGTCAAGAATGCGGGAAAGCCTTCAGTCGTCCCAATTCCTTTCGAAGGCATGAAAGATCTCACACCGAGTAG